One region of Miscanthus floridulus cultivar M001 chromosome 19, ASM1932011v1, whole genome shotgun sequence genomic DNA includes:
- the LOC136528979 gene encoding uncharacterized protein, which translates to MDKILAFSILSSSPADISAAGFFSTRLSWRTSAAGKPQTPQADTAPPKQEKAAEQRGSSRAPAAEREREARPRFAPEFDGLNCFESIVSF; encoded by the coding sequence ATGGACAAGATCCTGGCCTTCTCCATCCTGAGCTCGTCGCCGGCGGACATCTCAGCGGCCGGGTTCTTCTCCACCAGGCTGTCgtggaggacctccgccgccGGAAAGCCTCAGACGCCTCAGGCGGACACGGCACCGCCGAAGCAGGAGAAGGCCGCCGAGCAGCGGGGCTCATCGCGGGCCCCGGCGGCGGAGCGCGAGCGGGAGGCGCGGCCGCGGTTCGCGCCGGAGTTCGACGGGCTCAACTGCTTCGAGTCCATAGTCTCCTTCTGA